DNA sequence from the Paenibacillus azoreducens genome:
CGTACACTATAAACCGTGGATGGGGGGGAGGTGCGCGAAGATGAAAGTATTGTTTGTGTTCTATGTGCCAAGCGGAGGCGTGGATACGCTCAATCGCCTGCGCTGCAAAGCATTAAAAAAATACGGGATTCATGCCTCTTGCCTCTATTTCCGCTGGGGGGCGGGGGTGCAAAACAATCATGAAATTCCGATGTATATCACCAATAACGACGATGATATCCAGGCAATCCTGGCTGCAGAAAACTACGATGTGATCGTCGTGACGACAGAGCATAGAAGTTTTCCGAGATTCAGGGAGATGGGTTTTACAGGGAAGCTAGTACTTGAAATTCAAGGCTACGGCTCCAAAGAAAATGCGCGCATACAACTCCTGGAAGCTATCCCCAACGTAAACGGTTATGCCGATGCGCTTCTTAATCCTTGTACCCCTCATATTGCAGCTCTTTATCAGGAATTATTCCCTCATATTCCCCAATTTCATTTTCCAAATTGCTTTGATTCCGAGTCCTTTACCTATCTTCCGTTAGCCAAACCGGAACATCCCGTGATCGCCTGGCTGGGACGTCTGGAAGACAATAAAAACTGGAGGGAATTCCTTCATATCGGCCATCAGCTTTCTTACTACTTTCCTGAGCTTCAATTATGGATGTTCGAGGACTCGAACCTGTCCCAACCCAGTGAACGGGAGCAGTTTGAGCAGATGGTCAACAATCTGGGGCTTCGGCCGCGCCTGACTCTCCGTTCGAATGTAGCCCATTCCCAAATGCAGTATTTTTATTCATCCATCGGAGATTCCGGCGGATTCATGTGCTCAACATCCAAAGTGGAAGGAGGGCCGATATCCGTTCTTGAGGCCATGAGCTGCAGATGTCCGGTACTGGCTACGAATTCCGACGGTGTGGCTTTATGCGTCCGGCATAACGAAACGGGAAAGAATTACATGCTGGGTGATGTAGCCCAAGCGGTCGAGGAGGCATTGGACCTCATGTTAAATACCGAACGTCGCGAAAACATCCGCGTAAATGCTCAAAGAATGATCCAAAGCGAATTCAATCCGGATTTGTACTGCTTAAACTTTATTCGTATGCTGAATGAAATATAAGGGGGCAAAAGGGGATGATACTCAAGTATAAAATTAGGCAAGAGGCAGAAAAGGGAGCAATTAGTCCGTTTATTGTCGGTGCCGAGGAAATCATATTAACCTCTGTTACGTTGGAGGGGATTGTCGAAGGCGATCTCGTCAGCCTGAACATTGATATTTCGTGGCTTAAA
Encoded proteins:
- a CDS encoding glycosyltransferase family 4 protein translates to MKVLFVFYVPSGGVDTLNRLRCKALKKYGIHASCLYFRWGAGVQNNHEIPMYITNNDDDIQAILAAENYDVIVVTTEHRSFPRFREMGFTGKLVLEIQGYGSKENARIQLLEAIPNVNGYADALLNPCTPHIAALYQELFPHIPQFHFPNCFDSESFTYLPLAKPEHPVIAWLGRLEDNKNWREFLHIGHQLSYYFPELQLWMFEDSNLSQPSEREQFEQMVNNLGLRPRLTLRSNVAHSQMQYFYSSIGDSGGFMCSTSKVEGGPISVLEAMSCRCPVLATNSDGVALCVRHNETGKNYMLGDVAQAVEEALDLMLNTERRENIRVNAQRMIQSEFNPDLYCLNFIRMLNEI